A section of the Gammaproteobacteria bacterium genome encodes:
- the ftsZ gene encoding cell division protein FtsZ, producing the protein MFELMETAGQQAVIKVLGIGGGGGNAVDHMLSANLEGVEFINANTDAQALRRSGVSKVLQLGENLTKGLGAGTDPDVGRQAATEDRDKIAEVLDNTDMIFLTAGMGGGTGTGAAPVIAQLAREKGILTVAIVTRPFKFEGRKRVEAADRGISELGGLVDSLIIIPNERILEVMGGQVTLLDAFAKANEVLFNAVQGISELITRPGLINVDFADVKTVMLEMGMAMMGSATATGPDRAIDAVHGAVSSPLLEDVDIYGARGLLVNISAGPDMTLDEYAHIGEVVNNYASEDATVVIGTTLDPEMEGDLRVTMVATGIRNGTARPDIHLVREDASDSAPAEEPVLDLDTPTVIRRRSQAPRLAEGNAAVDMDYLDIPAFLRRQTE; encoded by the coding sequence ATGTTTGAACTGATGGAAACTGCAGGCCAGCAGGCTGTCATTAAGGTGCTGGGAATTGGGGGTGGTGGCGGTAATGCAGTTGATCACATGCTGTCGGCAAACCTCGAAGGTGTTGAGTTTATTAACGCCAACACTGATGCCCAGGCTCTCAGACGCTCGGGTGTATCAAAAGTTCTTCAGCTTGGTGAGAACCTGACCAAAGGGCTGGGTGCGGGAACAGACCCGGATGTTGGTAGGCAGGCTGCGACTGAAGATCGGGACAAGATAGCCGAGGTGCTCGATAACACGGATATGATTTTTCTGACAGCCGGCATGGGTGGCGGTACGGGTACCGGTGCTGCACCTGTGATTGCTCAGCTGGCACGAGAGAAGGGCATTCTGACGGTTGCAATTGTCACTCGGCCGTTCAAATTCGAGGGGCGAAAGCGCGTAGAGGCGGCAGACCGGGGTATCAGTGAACTGGGTGGGCTGGTCGATTCACTGATCATTATTCCCAACGAGAGGATTCTGGAAGTCATGGGGGGGCAGGTGACTTTACTGGACGCCTTTGCCAAAGCAAACGAAGTTCTATTCAATGCTGTACAGGGCATTTCAGAGTTGATAACACGTCCAGGATTGATCAACGTTGATTTTGCAGACGTCAAAACTGTGATGTTGGAGATGGGCATGGCGATGATGGGCTCAGCTACTGCAACGGGGCCGGATCGAGCTATCGATGCCGTGCACGGTGCAGTATCAAGCCCGCTGCTTGAAGATGTCGATATCTATGGTGCACGAGGACTATTGGTTAACATTTCCGCAGGTCCGGACATGACGCTTGATGAGTATGCACACATTGGAGAGGTGGTGAATAACTATGCCTCGGAAGATGCCACGGTGGTGATCGGAACCACGCTAGACCCCGAAATGGAAGGGGACCTTCGGGTCACCATGGTTGCGACAGGCATCCGTAATGGTACGGCGAGACCCGACATCCATCTGGTGAGGGAAGATGCAAGCGACAGTGCACCCGCAGAAGAACCTGTTCTGGATCTAGATACCCCTACGGTCATTCGGCGCCGTTCCCAGGCACCTCGTCTAGCCGAGGGTAATGCCGCTGTCGATATGGATTATCTGGACATACCGGCATTTCTGAGACGTCAGACCGAGTAA
- the lpxC gene encoding UDP-3-O-acyl-N-acetylglucosamine deacetylase, with amino-acid sequence MIRQRTLKNVIRATGVGLHTGEKVYLTLRPAPAGTGIVFRRIDLDPVVEINASPERVGDTRLSTSLESCGTRVSTVEHLMSAFAGLAVDNAWVDLTAAEVPIMDGSAAPFVFLIQSAGIQEQNVPKQFIRIKQVIEVHDGDKWARFEPFEGFKVTFSIDFDHPILKSSSQSASIDFSTTSFMKEISRARTFGFLQDVEALQDAGLARGGSLDNAIVMDAYHILNDEGLRYGDEFVRHKILDAIGDLYLLGHPLVGSFTAHKSGHCLNNRLLQELVAQSEAWELVSFEDDRSAPISFTRPAVSQ; translated from the coding sequence ATGATCAGGCAAAGAACCCTGAAAAATGTCATTCGCGCAACTGGCGTTGGCTTGCATACCGGCGAGAAGGTTTATCTGACACTGCGCCCCGCACCCGCGGGCACCGGTATCGTGTTCCGGCGTATCGACCTCGACCCGGTAGTCGAGATTAATGCGTCGCCGGAACGTGTTGGCGATACCCGGTTGTCTACATCACTTGAATCATGCGGAACACGCGTGTCAACGGTCGAGCACCTGATGTCTGCCTTTGCGGGTCTTGCCGTCGATAATGCATGGGTCGACCTAACGGCAGCAGAAGTTCCGATCATGGATGGCAGTGCCGCTCCTTTTGTCTTTCTGATCCAGTCAGCAGGAATTCAGGAGCAAAACGTCCCTAAGCAATTCATCCGAATCAAACAAGTGATTGAGGTGCACGACGGTGACAAATGGGCGCGTTTTGAACCTTTTGAAGGATTTAAAGTGACTTTCAGTATTGATTTTGATCATCCAATCCTGAAGTCATCTAGCCAGAGTGCGAGCATTGATTTTTCGACCACCTCTTTCATGAAAGAGATCAGCCGTGCCCGTACTTTCGGCTTTCTGCAGGATGTCGAGGCACTTCAGGATGCCGGACTTGCAAGAGGCGGCAGTCTCGATAATGCAATCGTGATGGATGCGTATCACATCCTGAATGATGAAGGACTTCGATACGGTGACGAATTTGTGCGACATAAAATCCTCGATGCGATCGGAGATCTGTATCTACTGGGTCACCCACTGGTGGGATCGTTCACTGCACACAAGTCTGGGCACTGTCTCAACAACAGACTGCTTCAGGAGCTCGTTGCACAGTCCGAGGCGTGGGAACTGGTCTCGTTTGAAGATGATCGAAGTGCGCCTATCAGTTTTACCCGACCTGCAGTTTCTCAATAG
- a CDS encoding acyl-CoA/acyl-ACP dehydrogenase, whose product MEFTLTEEQKMLIESARRFVEQELYPHEDEVEKTDQVSSELRHEIVRKAIELGFYAANMPAELGGGGLDAVSLTLFERELGRANFALQYLVGRPSNILQACTGEQRERYLLPCIKGEKIDCLAMTEPGAGSDLRSMACRADQNGGDYVITGTKHFISHADIADFVILFAATGEESSSRGPRKLISAFLVDKGTQGFNVRPGYHCVSHRGYHNCILEFDQCRIPASQMLGHEHQGFEVANDWLGATRLQVAAMCLGRAHRALELAIDWAVDRKQFGQPIGRFQGVGFKIAEMRMRLEAAELLTLKSAWKTDQGSATDSDYAMAKLYTTEMLAYVADEAIQIHGGMGLMADLPLERIWRDARVERIWEGTSEIQRHIISRDILRPRWD is encoded by the coding sequence GTGGAATTTACCCTTACTGAAGAACAGAAAATGCTGATCGAAAGCGCCCGCCGCTTCGTCGAGCAGGAACTGTACCCACACGAGGATGAAGTCGAAAAAACCGATCAGGTATCTTCGGAGCTACGCCACGAGATTGTTCGTAAGGCCATTGAACTGGGGTTCTATGCTGCAAATATGCCCGCAGAGCTCGGCGGTGGCGGACTTGATGCCGTGTCGCTGACTCTGTTTGAACGAGAGCTTGGCCGGGCTAATTTTGCACTGCAGTATCTTGTTGGCCGGCCCAGTAATATCCTGCAGGCTTGCACTGGCGAGCAGAGAGAGCGGTATCTTCTACCCTGCATAAAGGGTGAAAAAATCGATTGTCTCGCGATGACCGAGCCAGGCGCCGGATCCGATCTTCGTTCAATGGCCTGTAGAGCGGATCAGAACGGTGGCGACTATGTTATTACTGGCACTAAACATTTTATCAGCCATGCTGATATCGCCGATTTTGTTATTTTGTTTGCGGCAACGGGAGAAGAGAGCTCCAGTCGTGGACCTAGAAAGTTGATCAGTGCGTTTCTGGTTGACAAGGGGACCCAAGGATTCAATGTGCGTCCGGGCTATCACTGTGTCTCTCACCGGGGTTACCACAACTGTATTCTTGAATTCGATCAATGCCGGATTCCAGCATCGCAGATGCTGGGTCATGAACATCAAGGTTTTGAGGTTGCCAATGACTGGCTTGGCGCGACCCGGCTTCAGGTGGCAGCAATGTGCCTGGGCCGTGCCCATCGTGCATTGGAACTTGCTATAGACTGGGCTGTAGACAGAAAGCAGTTTGGACAGCCGATCGGTCGTTTCCAGGGTGTTGGGTTCAAGATTGCGGAGATGCGAATGCGTCTTGAAGCCGCTGAACTTCTGACCTTGAAGAGTGCGTGGAAAACTGATCAGGGTAGTGCAACTGACTCAGACTACGCGATGGCAAAACTCTATACGACCGAGATGCTGGCTTATGTGGCTGATGAAGCGATCCAGATTCATGGTGGCATGGGACTGATGGCTGACCTGCCGCTCGAGCGGATATGGCGTGACGCCCGCGTTGAGCGAATCTGGGAAGGTACCAGCGAAATTCAAAGACATATTATCTCGAGAGATATTCTGAGGCCTCGCTGGGACTAG
- a CDS encoding acetate--CoA ligase family protein produces the protein MDAEQSAFDLERLFRPKTVAVFGGREAAEVVRQCTRLGFQGEIWPVHPRHNEVAGHRCYRDTSELPGAPDVSFIGVNRRQTIEIVAELRKIDGGGAVCYASGFSESEDGEQLQAELVQAAGNMPILGPNCYGLINYLDGALLWPDQHGGQRVKRGVALFTQSSNILLNLTMQTRGLPIAYVLALGNQAQTDVAHAIEAVVADDRVTAVGLHIEGFRDVQTLERASRLARDRHLPMVAIKAGSSARGAGLALSHTASLAGTDRVADALLDRLGIARVRSLDSLIETLKLLHVHGPLSGSRICSMSCSGGEAMLMADAAESRDVSFPELSPDQHQQVRETLTDLVTVSNPLDYHTFNWNDEEKLYQTYRTMLSCGFDLSVLVLDFPRRDNCQWDTWHPAVSAIERAAQDTGQQTAILASLPENLPEDTARDFIDRGIAPLCGIEQAMDAVEAAARIGHLWRQASPLMLPGVTTKIRQGSFIVDEWEGKAWLSELGLVVPRGRLVRSVDESVEAAGEIGFPVCVKACDASLRHKSDQAAVTLNVLDEQQLRKSAERLLTYYDRLIVEEMITDALAELIIGVEHDPQVGPCMMLGTGGVLVELLQDVQIVLLPARRSEFESALEKLRVMPLLKGYRGTSRGDTVALLDCLETLSSHILSATDPVSGLDINPLLVRPSGKGVVAADVLLNQVHKPLSGGRDSV, from the coding sequence TTGGACGCTGAGCAGAGCGCTTTCGATCTCGAACGTCTTTTTAGACCCAAGACTGTCGCCGTATTTGGTGGTCGAGAAGCCGCAGAGGTGGTGCGGCAGTGTACGCGTCTGGGTTTCCAGGGAGAGATATGGCCGGTACACCCGCGACATAACGAAGTTGCAGGCCATCGTTGCTATCGCGATACCAGTGAACTGCCTGGTGCGCCTGACGTTAGTTTTATTGGTGTCAACCGCCGGCAAACCATCGAGATCGTTGCTGAACTACGGAAGATTGATGGCGGCGGTGCGGTCTGCTACGCCTCAGGATTCAGCGAAAGTGAGGACGGTGAACAGCTTCAGGCAGAACTGGTCCAGGCCGCTGGCAATATGCCGATCCTTGGGCCGAATTGCTATGGCCTGATCAATTACTTAGATGGCGCATTGCTGTGGCCCGACCAGCACGGTGGTCAGCGGGTGAAGCGAGGTGTGGCGCTGTTTACCCAGAGCAGTAACATCCTGCTGAACCTGACCATGCAGACCCGCGGTCTGCCTATAGCCTATGTTCTGGCGCTGGGAAACCAGGCCCAGACGGATGTCGCGCATGCCATTGAAGCAGTAGTGGCCGATGACCGTGTGACCGCAGTGGGACTGCACATAGAAGGATTTAGGGATGTGCAGACTCTCGAGCGTGCAAGCAGACTTGCGCGGGACAGGCACCTGCCGATGGTGGCCATCAAGGCCGGTTCGAGTGCACGTGGCGCCGGGCTTGCTTTGTCACATACCGCCTCACTGGCAGGTACCGACCGGGTCGCCGATGCGCTTCTGGACAGACTGGGGATCGCCAGGGTCCGTTCATTGGACAGTCTGATTGAAACCCTGAAACTGCTTCATGTACACGGGCCGCTGTCCGGTAGCCGCATATGTTCCATGAGTTGTTCAGGTGGTGAGGCGATGCTGATGGCAGACGCGGCAGAAAGTCGAGATGTCAGCTTCCCCGAGCTCTCCCCTGATCAGCACCAGCAGGTCAGGGAGACCCTCACAGACCTGGTAACCGTATCGAACCCGCTCGACTACCACACGTTTAACTGGAATGATGAGGAAAAACTTTACCAGACGTATCGTACGATGCTCAGTTGTGGCTTTGACTTGTCGGTGCTGGTGTTGGACTTTCCTCGACGGGACAACTGTCAATGGGATACATGGCATCCGGCCGTGAGCGCAATCGAAAGAGCAGCACAGGACACGGGGCAGCAGACAGCGATATTGGCCAGTTTGCCTGAAAACTTGCCCGAAGATACTGCTCGCGACTTCATCGATCGCGGTATCGCACCATTATGCGGGATTGAACAGGCAATGGACGCGGTCGAAGCTGCAGCCAGGATTGGACATCTCTGGCGCCAGGCATCGCCTTTAATGCTGCCGGGTGTGACCACTAAAATCAGACAAGGGTCGTTTATCGTTGATGAGTGGGAGGGAAAAGCCTGGTTGTCGGAGTTGGGCCTGGTTGTTCCACGGGGACGACTGGTGCGAAGTGTCGATGAGTCGGTTGAGGCAGCTGGTGAAATTGGATTTCCTGTTTGTGTGAAAGCCTGTGACGCCAGCTTAAGGCATAAGAGTGATCAGGCAGCTGTTACATTGAATGTATTGGATGAACAACAACTCAGAAAGTCAGCTGAGCGCTTGCTTACCTACTATGACAGGCTGATCGTAGAGGAGATGATCACTGATGCGCTGGCCGAACTGATCATTGGCGTTGAACACGACCCACAGGTCGGTCCTTGCATGATGCTGGGAACCGGTGGTGTTCTGGTGGAATTGCTCCAGGATGTACAAATCGTTCTCTTACCCGCCCGGCGATCAGAATTTGAATCAGCCCTGGAAAAGCTCAGAGTGATGCCCTTGCTTAAGGGGTATCGCGGCACAAGTCGGGGTGATACGGTTGCGTTGCTTGATTGTCTCGAGACCCTGTCCAGCCATATCCTATCGGCGACTGACCCTGTTTCAGGGCTGGATATCAATCCGCTGCTGGTTCGACCTTCGGGGAAAGGCGTAGTGGCTGCTGACGTGCTGTTAAACCAGGTACACAAGCCGTTGTCGGGCGGGCGAGATTCGGTCTAA
- the ftsA gene encoding cell division protein FtsA, translating to MIKNRENNIFAGLDIGTSKVVAIVGRVQPDSSLEIIGMGQHISKGLRKGVVANIESTVDSIQKAVEEAELTADCRINSVFAGIAGAHISSLNSHGVVAIRDKEVDVADIERVIEAARAQAIPNDQRVLHILPQDFIIDGQEGVREPIGMSGVRLETKVHIITGALSAVQNIDKCIRRCGLEVDDLVLEQLASSYAVLDADEKELGVCLVDIGGGTSDIAVFTEGAVRHTAVLPIAGDQITNDVAVALRTPTQAAEEIKIKFAYALARLAPEGELIDTPSVGDRAPRKLALSQLVDVVEPRAEELFLLVKDELRRSAYEDLLGAGIVLTGGSSKMEGMVELAEEVFRLPVRLGIPHYTGSLSEVVRSPIYATAIGLLLFGHRHQSRPEVHSKAFGWADQPIQRMRSWFSKYFTEE from the coding sequence ATGATCAAAAACCGCGAAAACAACATCTTTGCCGGTTTGGATATTGGTACATCCAAGGTTGTGGCGATTGTCGGTCGGGTCCAGCCTGACTCAAGCCTGGAGATTATCGGTATGGGGCAGCACATCTCCAAAGGTCTCCGCAAGGGTGTCGTGGCGAACATCGAGTCGACGGTCGATTCCATTCAGAAAGCGGTAGAAGAAGCAGAACTCACGGCAGACTGTCGGATTAATTCAGTATTCGCCGGCATAGCAGGTGCCCACATCAGCAGCCTGAATTCTCATGGGGTTGTCGCGATTCGTGATAAAGAAGTTGATGTTGCTGATATCGAACGTGTTATCGAAGCCGCCCGTGCCCAAGCTATACCCAATGATCAGCGGGTATTACACATCTTGCCACAAGATTTCATTATTGACGGGCAGGAAGGCGTACGCGAACCCATAGGGATGAGCGGGGTGCGCCTGGAAACCAAGGTGCACATTATTACGGGTGCTTTGAGCGCGGTACAAAACATCGATAAGTGTATTCGACGCTGCGGGTTGGAAGTGGATGATCTGGTATTGGAGCAACTGGCATCGAGCTATGCAGTGCTCGATGCCGATGAGAAAGAACTGGGTGTTTGTCTGGTGGATATTGGCGGCGGTACGTCAGATATAGCGGTATTCACAGAGGGTGCAGTCAGACACACTGCTGTGCTGCCGATAGCGGGGGATCAGATCACAAACGATGTAGCTGTGGCCCTCCGGACCCCAACCCAGGCAGCCGAAGAGATCAAGATAAAGTTTGCCTATGCACTGGCACGGCTGGCACCGGAGGGAGAGTTGATCGATACACCCAGTGTCGGCGACCGCGCACCGCGCAAGCTTGCTCTGTCTCAGCTGGTAGACGTCGTAGAGCCACGTGCTGAAGAGCTTTTCCTGCTGGTGAAAGACGAGTTGCGTCGAAGTGCATACGAAGACCTGTTGGGAGCGGGGATTGTGTTGACCGGCGGCAGTTCAAAAATGGAAGGTATGGTTGAGTTGGCAGAAGAAGTCTTCCGGTTACCCGTTCGGCTTGGCATCCCCCACTACACCGGTTCGCTGAGTGAAGTGGTAAGAAGTCCTATCTACGCCACTGCTATCGGCTTGCTGCTGTTTGGTCATCGACATCAGAGCAGGCCTGAAGTGCATAGCAAAGCATTTGGATGGGCAGATCAGCCGATCCAGCGTATGAGAAGCTGGTTCAGTAAGTATTTCACGGAAGAGTAA